aaaaaagcCAGATTTACGGccagagtagaatggtgatttCCAAGAATGGGGGTGTGAGGGATTTGGGAGAATGTTAGCCAAAGGGTCCAAACTTCCAGTTAGAAGATAAATAAGTTTTGAAGATCTCAGAGACAAGGTGGTGACAACAAGtaacaaaaattttattggatATACATCTGTATTAAGTTCCTATtgctgccattaaaaaaattactgtagTAGTGATTTAAAACAAATTCACACTCATGTTTCTGGATATCAGAAGtctaaaattgtttattttgatttaaaataatgagatgaGCATGGCTGGCTTTCTCCTGGAGGCTGAAGGTAGTAATTCACTTCCTCTCCTATTCTAGGTTCTAGAAGCCACCTGCATTGCTTGGCTAATAGCATCATCTTCAAAGTTAGCAGCTTCAAGTTTTCAAGTCCCTCTGTGACTCCAACACTTCTCATCCACATTTAGAGAGCCACTGTGATTAAGTTAGTCCCACCTGCATAATCCTGGCTGAGCTCATTAAAAGCTCTATTCTACTTATGTCCTTAACCATCCCTTGCTGGTATAAAATATAATGTTCAAAGATCATCACATCTTTTGGAGACCCTTACTGTGTACACTACACATATTTTTTCACAAGTAGATTATTTGGTATGGTTCAAGGGCCCTTAAAAGAATTGTACATAGAAAGTATCACAGAGTCTGGAATGAATCCATACAGTTTTCATTACATATTTCAAGCAAAAAATTCATTAAGAATTTCATGCAAATATAATTTTTGGTGGAAAAACATAAAACTCTGTACACATGACTCAAAAACATAACCACAGCCTGGCTTACTCACAGAGTGGCTACAGTCTAGTACCTGCTTCATCAATGTCTCTCAGGACCTTGTTAGAAGAAAAAAGTCTCATGGTTCACTTGGGATGAGCAGAATCAGGAACTGCATTTGAACTCTCATCAGGTTGattgagggcttccccagtggctcagtggtaaagaatatgcctgcaatgcaggagcggcaggagatgcaggttcattccctgggtcagggagatcccctggaggtagggcatggcaacccactccagtattcttgcctggagaatcccgtgaacagaggagtctggtgggccacaaaGATTCTGACacaatgaagtgacttagaataCATGCAAAGGTTAATTGATATGTACAATGAAGTAGGAAAAGTGCTAGTCTAGAACAGATTTACTCATTTTCCCACTCTTGACATTTTGGAGCAATTATTTTTGTGTGGTACAGTCCTGGAAACATAAAAGATATggatgggttcagtccctgagttgggaaaatcccctggaggaggaaatggcagcccactccagtgtttttacctggagaatctcatggacagaagaatcttgagggctacagtccatagagtcaaaaagagtcagacacaattgaaacgacttaacacacacacacacacacacacacacacacacacacacacacacacacacacaccctggacaTTGCAGTTGTTTAGCAAAATCCCTTCAGACAAGGCCAAATATTATTGAGGCCAAAGACAtttctggttgagaaccacttgTGCAGAGTTTGAAAGCTGGAAACTATCTGACAAGATTCCAATAAAGGCCTCATGCCTTACTCAGGTTATCACTGGCAGATCACTAATTCCCATGAAGCCCGTTTCTGCAACAAAAAACAGATTTCATAATAGTACCATCTCATGGAATGGTCtttactaaaattaaattattatgtaATCCCTATATGGTGTTATGATCCAAAAATGTCTCCTatgattaacaaatattttaatgagggactgaacaactAGTCTTAACTTGTGCTGTAAGTATTAAATTTTCACATGTTTTGGCAAAATTATGAATTGAAACAGTGTACTGTCCAAGGTTTTGTattaaaggaacaaaattgtcCCACTGCTTGAAGATGGTAATAGTCATTTTCTAGAGGTAGCAGGAGTGGTGACTCATCAGGATTGATGCTTTGATTAGGAACCTAATAAAGACAGAATCCTCAGACTGAGATTCTGGAGAAATTTGAACTCAGAATTGGGATGAAGTGCtacaagggtcagacacaactcaagtgacttagcacacacactgcaACTTTAAGGTTTATTCCAGTAGGCAAACACAAGAGGTCATGGAAGGAGTAATAAACACTGAATTCATCTGGCTTGTAACATTGTCTCCTAGACACAGAGAATGAGCAGGTAAACTTTCCTACCTGCCCAGATTTCCCTCAGGGAAATCAGCTATTAGAGGTGGTGATACAAGAGGGAAATGTACCTAATTTGAGCAGACACTGGGAGCTGTAAATATCTCCTCTGCTGCATCCCTCCACCTGCCCATCCTTGGGCTGCATGGTGCACGGCTGTTGCTTGTGGAGTTATAACTCTGGTTGGGGGACCAATGATTCACTCCATCCTTCTGTCTTATCTAGAAACTGAGCTTCTATCTCCATCATCAACCAACCAACAGAAATTTCAACATTTATGTTCAAATGTTCCTCTTAGAGACTCCAACCAGGTGAGTCCAAGAGCCCAGGAAATAATGCAGGATATGGTCAAAGGGAATGGCAGGCAAGAATGTTTACCTGAGTTCACTTGAGAGCCACTGCAGACTAACCCAGAGCTACGATTTCTGTagttgtttgtttgcttgattAGTTATGACTATATTAATTTATGATGCTCAAAAGAGAAGGACATATTGAATCTACAATCACGGGTCAATGTTGACTACTAAATGGTGGACATAAAAGCCCAATTAGAAGAAGAAATGAGATATGAAAAGTACTTCTTAAAAATAGAACCTAAGTCCAGGGAGCTTTGAGATTAACTGGAGTAGAGAATAGAGTATTAGCTGTGCTGGGATGTACAGGGATGTAAGGACTATTTTTAATATAGAGCATATTTGACTACTGATGAGAAATATACAGACCAGGCAATGTTGCCACACATTACCTTGCAACAACAGTTCATGAGACATATATTTCAGAATAATATGTCTCTCggtattcaaataaaaaaaatattatggaaaGGACTGTGTTAATGAATGtaatttgcaattattttatttacactAAGTTTGAATACATGTGTAGTTGGCCAGTTATTTTCTCCATTGAAAAATTAGTGATTTTCCTTTCAATTCCTTTACTTTTGTACAGTAAATAcaacatatttttattcttttttaaaaataattgtattgttTCAAATTAGAATTGTTAACATGAAGCAGATGTTTGTGattatttcatatatgtatagaAGAATTTGTTCAGAATGTCcagaatttataaattttatgtgGTAAAATCTGTGTCACCTTATGTTCCTTCCCATCATTACTTTAAAGATTTAGCTGGAATGAAGAAttcttacttaaatatttttacttgcaAATCCTTGctttaaacagaaatgaaaatgaatgttcCCGTGCATTTTATGAGCTAATAAGTCATGCTTTATACGTGTTCTCACTATTTCCCACATCTCTTATTCCTCAttgttcaatttattttattgtgattaGATTTACTTATAAAAGTTGCATCATGTTCAATCAACATATGGAAGACTTTCTTTGCATTTAGCTTAAGATCGCCTTTATCTTCTAAATTTGTATTTGAGTTCATACGTCCCTGTGTAAGAGGAAGTAACAACTTAGGTACCATTTCCccccaacattttaaaatattttctgtcatgttattttatttccaaGACATTTCCAAAATTGATAAAGCTGAtattactaaaattttttaaaatgtgcatcttTCATAAGTTGGTTTTGGATGTCCCTTCAATTTTGcttcatctatttttttgttgttgttgttaacattGAATATTACAAAGTGTTGAAGACACATAACGTGGGCAAGGGAGATCTTATGACTTGGAAGTTTCAGCCCAGCATGGAGACCTCTTTGTTCCTCAATATCTTCTGACACCAGCTGTCCTCACTCTCCATCCTGTTCATTTCCCTCATGGGACTGGCTTCCTTTTTGGACTGAAACATCTTAAACAAGCACTTTCCTTAGGCCTTCACACTCACTGTCCCCTTGCCAGGAGCACACCTTCCAGGTGGACTCACGGCCCTGGTTCTCTCTTCCTTGAGGTCTTTCCAGTTATCCCCTTGTTTACAGGTCTAGATTAACATGTGTATACAACAGATGTCACTCTTCCCCATCTCCCCTTtacctcctttcttttccttcataacagctgtaacaaatgacatgccatataacttttattttcttctgtctccATAGACAGAAGTTAGGAGCTTTCGTTGTTCAACACCGTGTGCTTCTTgcatagacagtatattaagtACCTGGTACATTATCTCAATTCAATTTATATCCTCAAATATGTGAAAGAATGTCCCATTAAATCTGTAAAATATCTGACATCTTGGGAAAAACTCTGATAGTTTTTCTGGGAAAAACTTGAACCAGTTTGCTAATTAGAGATGGCACAAGAAGCTCCCTAAAGTGCATGAAATCCATGAATAGAATATTGAAAGTAATTTCTTTATGGTGAAATATAAATGGTAGCATTTCAGCAATGTGGTAATGCCCATTTATGTGAACATTAGTCAttttatttcccccttttctcaTAGCCACCACAAGGCACCAAGGAACCTAACAGGAAATAATGAATTTCTTCTTATGGGATTTTCAGAGGAGTCAGAATTGCAACCCCTGATATTTGGACTTTTTCTCTCCATGTACCTGATCACTGTGTTTGGAAACCTGCTTATCATCCTGGCTGTCAGCTCAGACTCCCACCTCCatacccccatgtacttcttcctttccaacctgTCCTTTGTAGACATCTGCTTCACCTCCATCACCATCCCAAAGATGCTGTGGAACATCCAAACCCAGAATAAAGTCATAACCTATGAAGGCTGCATCATCCAGATgtactttttcttacttttttccgGACTGGACATCTTCCTCCTGaccgtgatggcctatgaccgatATGTGGCCATCTGTCACCCCCTGCACTACATGGTCATCATGAACCCCTGGCTCTGTGAACTGTTGGTGCTGGTGTCCTGGATCATAAGTGCCCTGCATTCCTTGTTAGAAACCTTAATGGTGTTGCAACTGTCCTTCTGTACAGTCTTAGAAATCCCTCATTTTTTCTGTGAAGTCAATCAGATGATACAACTTGCAAATTCTGACACCTTTCTCAATAATGTGGTGATGTATTCTGGAGCTGTGCTGCTGGCTGGTAGTTCCCTCGTGTGTATCCTTTACTCTTACTCTAAGATAGTTTCCTCCGTACAAGGAATGGCATCAGCTCAGGGGAAGTATAAAGCATTTTCCACCTGTGCATCTCACCTCTCAGTTGTCTCCTTATTTTATTGCACAGGCTTAGGAGTGTACCTTAGCTCTGCTGTTATTCATAGTTTACACTCAAGTGCAAGAGCCTCagtgatgtacactgtggtcacacccatgct
This genomic window from Cervus canadensis isolate Bull #8, Minnesota chromosome 4, ASM1932006v1, whole genome shotgun sequence contains:
- the LOC122440983 gene encoding olfactory receptor-like protein OLF4; the encoded protein is MGFSEESELQPLIFGLFLSMYLITVFGNLLIILAVSSDSHLHTPMYFFLSNLSFVDICFTSITIPKMLWNIQTQNKVITYEGCIIQMYFFLLFSGLDIFLLTVMAYDRYVAICHPLHYMVIMNPWLCELLVLVSWIISALHSLLETLMVLQLSFCTVLEIPHFFCEVNQMIQLANSDTFLNNVVMYSGAVLLAGSSLVCILYSYSKIVSSVQGMASAQGKYKAFSTCASHLSVVSLFYCTGLGVYLSSAVIHSLHSSARASVMYTVVTPMLNPFIYSLRNKDLQRGLKMSFGKVSIKALFS